The Ciconia boyciana chromosome 2, ASM3463844v1, whole genome shotgun sequence genome has a segment encoding these proteins:
- the NUP153 gene encoding nuclear pore complex protein Nup153 isoform X1, whose product MASGGGGGEVGGGKIRTRRYHLGAPKPPYARSKQQGIISRVTESVKNIVPGWLQKYFNKSEDECVDTNESTNQEENPVNYHHDYANEDTIVIDGRVTPESARINLEEPSTSRSALNFSDVLTRPSLHRSHLNCTMLDSTVPHCQPSTSSSLGIGSPGLSLVKEIKDSTSQHDDDNISTTSGFSSRASDKDITVSKNTSAPLLWTTEAERSHSLSQHPAGSSKKPAFNLSAFGSPSPSLGNTSVFKTSQLGDSPFYPGKTTYGGAAAAARETKARIAPYQPPVRRQMKAKQASVQSYGVTSSTARRILQSLEKMSSPLADAKRIPSSVSSPLSSPVDRSVLNITSFQSKRKQMDSQHPPVQKLVTPKAISLSMSRSHYFKPSLTPATDSSKIHQRVDTKHKLSLMENADVVSKLFQGMREKSFPAEQRVKPSESNLTYPRFDTPASNGLSSGGGVGGGGKMRRERGVHYISKPGQEQQEVEEPVLPKVPLPISSASLPSFNFSFLTSSTVSSSPSTVSTTVMNKVQPASNVGSPVFRFSSPIVKSTEAEVLPPLSQIGFTFSVPVVKSAELSGSSGTPVTSLLTLDTTTVNSTSNKKEKEEEYDGSSKPAKVLKEGSVLDILKSPGFTSVKTHSSASAQPVTSTVVYTRPAISSFSAGKDTSKQASSFWQSDTYDPCLQNKTTDGKCVTCQAAKVSTLESTKQTISSSQCVASKAADPTAGTVGFEDKFKTTPNTWDCDTCLVQNKPEATKCIACETPKPGTGVMPALTLPVVTDNSVTVTSSSSSTDTTVTLGFGDKFKKPKGSWDCAVCLVSNKAEDSKCVACQSEKPGSSVPVTSSSVPTFSASSGGFLDLDKFKKPEGSWDCEVCLVQNKAEATKCIACESAKPGTKAELKGFGTATVSTNDAMPSFTFGVQSSSSESSHTLGSTGNFKFGEQGSFKFGIASESASSNTVTGGFKFPTSSGDFKFGVSSSDSKSEDSKKESKSNSFAFGLPSTSSQAPSTFQFQTASLGQQEKKEEPVLGGFGFGTSSTSSIATSENKTGVSGFTFGTVAEKEVASPALAFKKSDEKKDETLPTKGGFSFGSVESAPASQFVLGRTEEKQDSVTSAAPLAFGKKADNEELKAQPIFSAGTAEHTKEESTAKPIFNFSFVKPSEKESEQAKPSFAFGVQTSTSDQGAAKPSFSFLSSSSSSTVIPATSTNSSSVFGSAISSSNPQPVPTPFVFGQPSNTVSSSVFGNSAESAASQSFGFSQENKPATTSSSTGSAVASFLFGSGASSTNAANSGFTFGATTTSSSTGSSSSFLFGSGPPAPAAGPAFGASQPPAFGQSQGSSQPSAPSFGSLSTTLFSAGTQSAPPAFGSVTSSTQPSVFGQQATQQPGFGSGTPSAGSVFQFGSNTSNFNFPNNPGVFTFGANPPAPTAPAQPSGSSGFSFSQPPAFTVGTNGKNVFSASGSSVSGRKIKTAVRRRK is encoded by the exons AACCATCCACGAGTAGATCTGCATTGAACTTCTCAGATGTGTTAACAAGGCCCTCTCTTCATCGGAGCCATTTGAACTGTACCATGTTGGACTCCACAGTACCGCATTGTCAGCCCTCTACATCTTCTTCACTTGGCATTGGCAGTCCTGGCCTGTCtcttgtaaaagaaataaaagattctACCTCTCAGCATGATGATGATAACATCTCAACAACCAGTGGCTTCTCCTCTAGAGCGTCTGATAAAG ATATCactgtttcaaaaaatacttcagcacCACTGCTCTGGACCACAGAGGCTGAAAGATCTCATTCCCTCTCACAGCATCCTGCAGGTAGCTCTAAAAAACCTGCATTCAATTTATCTGCTTTTGGATCTCCCTCTCCT TCACTTGGAAACACTTCTGTCTTTAAGACAAGCCAGCTTGGGGATTCTCCATTTTACCCTGGAAAGACCACTTATGGtggtgcagctgcagcagcaagggagACGAAAGCGCGAATTGCTCCTTATCAG CCACCAGTAAGAAGACAAATGAAAGCTAAACAAGCAAGTGTGCAATCCTATGGTGTGACAAGTTCCACAGCGCGGCGCATCTTGCAGTCATTGGAGAAGATGTCAAGTCCTTTGGCG GATGCTAAAAGGATTCCGTCTTCTGTTTCTAGTCCACTGTCTTCT cCTGTGGACAGGAGTGTGCTGAATATTACTAGCTTCCAATCCAAACGAAAACAG ATGGACTCGCAGCATCCACCTGTCCAGAAACTCGTGACACCAAAGGCAATCTCTCTGTCAATGAGTCGGAGCCACTATTTTAAACCATCTCTGACTCCAGCTACTGATTCCAGTAAAATTCACCAGAGGGTAGATACAAAGCACAAA CTGTCGCTGATGGAAAATGCTGATGTTGTGTCTAAACTCTTTCAG GGCATGAGAGAGAAGAGTTTTCCTGCAGAACAGCGAGTAAAACCATCTGAAAG CAATTTGACCTACCCCAGATTCGATACTCCTGCATCCAATGGTCTGTCttcaggaggaggagtgggtggtggtggcaagatgagaagggaaagaggagtACACTATATATCAAAACCTGGACAAGAACAACAG GAAGTGGAGGAACCAGTACTACCGAAAGTACCTCTACCCATCAGTAGTGCATCGCTGCCTTCGTTCAACTTTAGTTTTCTTACCAGTAGTACTGTCTCATCGTCACCAAGCACTGTTTCAACCACAGTGATGAACAAG gtaCAACCAGCAAGTAATGTTGGCAGTCCTGTGTTCAGATTTTCATCTCCAATTGTGAAATCTACTGAGGCGGAAGTGCTACCTCCGTTGTct CAGATTGGGTTTACATTTAGTGTTCCTGTTGTAAAATCAGCAGAGCTTTCTGGATCCAGTGGTACACCAGTGACGTCCTTACTTACTCTAG atacCACCACTGTAAACAGCACCAgcaataagaaggaaaaagaagaagaatatgATGGCTCCTCCAAACCTGCAAAGGTCTTAAAGGAAGGAAGTGTGTTAGACATTCTAAAAAGTCCTG gcttTACGTCTGTGAAAACACACTCCTCTGCGTCTGCACAGCCTGTTACAAGCACAGTGGTCTATACAAGGCCTGCGATAAGTAGTTTTTCTGCAGGTAAAGACACCTCTAAACAAGCATCCTCATTTTGGCAGTCTGACACATATGACCCatgtctgcaaaataaaaccacagatgGCAAATGTGTAACATGTCAAGCTGCTAAAGTGTCAACACTTGAGAGTACGAAACAGACGATAAGCTCAAGTCAATGTGTTGCCTCTAAGGCAGCAGACCCTACAGCAGGGACAGTGGGCTTTGaagacaaatttaaaacaacacCCAACACATGGGATTGTGATACCTGTCTGGTCCAGAACAAACCTGAAGCTACAAAATGTATAGCATGTGAGACACCAAAGCCTGGAACAGGAGTAATGCCTGCTCTGACATTGCCAGTGGTCACAGACAACTCGGTGACAGTGAcatcctcctccagcagcactgaCACAACAGTCACTCTGGGGTTTGGAGACAAATTTAAGAAGCCAAAAGGCTCTTGGGACTGTGCGGTGTGCCTTGTATCAAATAAggcagaagacagcaaatgtGTAGCTTGTCAGTCCGAGAAACCAg GGAGTTCAGTGCCTGTGACTAGTAGCAGTGTTCCtacattttctgcctcttctggAGGATTTCTGGATTTAGACAAATTCAAGAAGCCTGAGGGAAGCTGGGATTGTGAGGTCTGCTTGgtccaaaacaaagcagaagccaCAAAATGTATAGCCTGTGAAAGTGCAAAGCCAGGCACCAAAGCAGAGCTCAAAG gtTTTGGGACTGCTACTGTGTCCACAAATGATGCAATGCCATCATTTACATTTGGTGTCCAGTCGTCCTCCTCTGAATCTTCTCATACTTTAGGTAGCAcaggaaattttaaatttgGAGAACAAGGGAGCTTCAAGTTCGGCATTGCATCTGAATCTGCATCCTCCAACACTGTGACTGGGGGATTTAAGTTTCCTACTAGTTCAGGGGACTTCAAATTTGGAGTTTCTTCCTCAGACTCTAAATcagaagacagtaaaaaagaaagtaaaagtaaCAGTTTTGCCTTTGGACTTCCATCTACAAGCAGTCAGGCTCCTTCAACATTTCAGTTTCAGACAGCGAGCCTGggacagcaggaaaagaaagaggaaccAGTTTTGGGAGGCTTTGGTTTTGGCACAAGTTCTACTTCTTCCATAGCTACCAGTGAGAATAAAACTGGAGTCAGTGGCTTCACTTTTGGAACTGTGGCAGAAAAGGAGGTAGCATCACCTGCTCTTGCATTTAAGAAGTCAGATGAGAAAAAGGATGAAACTCTTCCAACAAAGGGAGGCTTCTCTTTTGGCAGTGTGGAGTCTGCACCTGCCTCACAGTTTGTTTTGGGaaggacagaagagaaacaggacTCTGTCACTTCTGCTGCTCCATTagcatttggaaagaaagctgACAATGAAGAGTTAAAGGCACAACCCATCttttcagctgggacagctgagcaTACCAAAGAGGAGAGCACAGCAAAACCTATATTCAATTTTAGTTTCGTTAAACCATCAGAGAAGGAAAGTGAGCAGGCAAAGCCATCTTTTGCATTTGGGGTACAAACCAGTACTTCAG atcAAGGAGCAGCAAAGCCATCCTTCAGCTTCTTGAGCTCAAGTTCCTCCAGCACAGTCATACCCGCCACTTCAACCAACAGCAGCAGTGTGTTTGGCAGTGCCATCTCTTCTTCAAATCCTCAGCCAGTTCCCACTCCCTTCGTGTTTGGACAACCCAGCAACACTGTGAGCAGCTCTGTTTTTGGCAATTCTGCAGAATCTGCAGCATCTCAGTCATTTGGCTTCTctcaagaaaacaaaccagcaacCACATCTTCCAGCACCGGCTCGGCTGTTGCTTCATTCCTCTTTGGTTCGGGAGCCAGCAGTACCAATGCAGCAAATTCAGGCTTTACCTTTGGAGCCACAACTACATCAAGTTCAACAG GGTCGTCCTCTTCGTTTCTGTTTGGCTCTGGGCCTCCAGCGCCTGCTGCCGGCCCAGCATTTGGCGCCAGCCAGCCACCAGCATTTGGCCAGAGCCAAGGGTCCAGCCAGCCAAGCGCTCCAAGTTTTGGATCGCTGTCAACAACGTTGTTTTCAGCTGGCACTCAGtctgctcctcctgccttcGGCTCGGTGACAAGCAGTACTCAGCCCTCTGTGTTCGGACAGCAAGCGACCCAACAGCCAGGTTTTGGCTCTGGTACCCCCAGTGCTG GTTCTGTATTCCAGTTTGGAAGTAATACTTCTAATTTCAACTTTCCAAATAACCCTGGAGTATTTACTTTTGGTGCAAATCCtcctgcacccacagcaccgGCACAGCCTTCTGGCTCTTCAGGATTTTCGTTCAGCCAGCCTCCAGCATTTACAGTGGG GACTaatgggaaaaatgttttctctgcctCTGGATCTTCAGTTTCTGGTCGGAAGATAAAGACTGCAGTTAGACGTAGAAAATAA
- the NUP153 gene encoding nuclear pore complex protein Nup153 isoform X4 has product MASGGGGGEVGGGKIRTRRYHLGAPKPPYARSKQQGIISRVTESVKNIVPGWLQKYFNKSEDECVDTNESTNQEENPVNYHHDYANEDTIVIDGRVTPESARINLEEPSTSRSALNFSDVLTRPSLHRSHLNCTMLDSTVPHCQPSTSSSLGIGSPGLSLVKEIKDSTSQHDDDNISTTSGFSSRASDKDITVSKNTSAPLLWTTEAERSHSLSQHPAGSSKKPAFNLSAFGSPSPTSQLGDSPFYPGKTTYGGAAAAARETKARIAPYQPPVRRQMKAKQASVQSYGVTSSTARRILQSLEKMSSPLADAKRIPSSVSSPLSSPVDRSVLNITSFQSKRKQMDSQHPPVQKLVTPKAISLSMSRSHYFKPSLTPATDSSKIHQRVDTKHKLSLMENADVVSKLFQGMREKSFPAEQRVKPSESNLTYPRFDTPASNGLSSGGGVGGGGKMRRERGVHYISKPGQEQQEVEEPVLPKVPLPISSASLPSFNFSFLTSSTVSSSPSTVSTTVMNKVQPASNVGSPVFRFSSPIVKSTEAEVLPPLSQIGFTFSVPVVKSAELSGSSGTPVTSLLTLDTTTVNSTSNKKEKEEEYDGSSKPAKVLKEGSVLDILKSPGFTSVKTHSSASAQPVTSTVVYTRPAISSFSAGKDTSKQASSFWQSDTYDPCLQNKTTDGKCVTCQAAKVSTLESTKQTISSSQCVASKAADPTAGTVGFEDKFKTTPNTWDCDTCLVQNKPEATKCIACETPKPGTGVMPALTLPVVTDNSVTVTSSSSSTDTTVTLGFGDKFKKPKGSWDCAVCLVSNKAEDSKCVACQSEKPGSSVPVTSSSVPTFSASSGGFLDLDKFKKPEGSWDCEVCLVQNKAEATKCIACESAKPGTKAELKGFGTATVSTNDAMPSFTFGVQSSSSESSHTLGSTGNFKFGEQGSFKFGIASESASSNTVTGGFKFPTSSGDFKFGVSSSDSKSEDSKKESKSNSFAFGLPSTSSQAPSTFQFQTASLGQQEKKEEPVLGGFGFGTSSTSSIATSENKTGVSGFTFGTVAEKEVASPALAFKKSDEKKDETLPTKGGFSFGSVESAPASQFVLGRTEEKQDSVTSAAPLAFGKKADNEELKAQPIFSAGTAEHTKEESTAKPIFNFSFVKPSEKESEQAKPSFAFGVQTSTSDQGAAKPSFSFLSSSSSSTVIPATSTNSSSVFGSAISSSNPQPVPTPFVFGQPSNTVSSSVFGNSAESAASQSFGFSQENKPATTSSSTGSAVASFLFGSGASSTNAANSGFTFGATTTSSSTGSSSSFLFGSGPPAPAAGPAFGASQPPAFGQSQGSSQPSAPSFGSLSTTLFSAGTQSAPPAFGSVTSSTQPSVFGQQATQQPGFGSGTPSAGSVFQFGSNTSNFNFPNNPGVFTFGANPPAPTAPAQPSGSSGFSFSQPPAFTVGTNGKNVFSASGSSVSGRKIKTAVRRRK; this is encoded by the exons AACCATCCACGAGTAGATCTGCATTGAACTTCTCAGATGTGTTAACAAGGCCCTCTCTTCATCGGAGCCATTTGAACTGTACCATGTTGGACTCCACAGTACCGCATTGTCAGCCCTCTACATCTTCTTCACTTGGCATTGGCAGTCCTGGCCTGTCtcttgtaaaagaaataaaagattctACCTCTCAGCATGATGATGATAACATCTCAACAACCAGTGGCTTCTCCTCTAGAGCGTCTGATAAAG ATATCactgtttcaaaaaatacttcagcacCACTGCTCTGGACCACAGAGGCTGAAAGATCTCATTCCCTCTCACAGCATCCTGCAGGTAGCTCTAAAAAACCTGCATTCAATTTATCTGCTTTTGGATCTCCCTCTCCT ACAAGCCAGCTTGGGGATTCTCCATTTTACCCTGGAAAGACCACTTATGGtggtgcagctgcagcagcaagggagACGAAAGCGCGAATTGCTCCTTATCAG CCACCAGTAAGAAGACAAATGAAAGCTAAACAAGCAAGTGTGCAATCCTATGGTGTGACAAGTTCCACAGCGCGGCGCATCTTGCAGTCATTGGAGAAGATGTCAAGTCCTTTGGCG GATGCTAAAAGGATTCCGTCTTCTGTTTCTAGTCCACTGTCTTCT cCTGTGGACAGGAGTGTGCTGAATATTACTAGCTTCCAATCCAAACGAAAACAG ATGGACTCGCAGCATCCACCTGTCCAGAAACTCGTGACACCAAAGGCAATCTCTCTGTCAATGAGTCGGAGCCACTATTTTAAACCATCTCTGACTCCAGCTACTGATTCCAGTAAAATTCACCAGAGGGTAGATACAAAGCACAAA CTGTCGCTGATGGAAAATGCTGATGTTGTGTCTAAACTCTTTCAG GGCATGAGAGAGAAGAGTTTTCCTGCAGAACAGCGAGTAAAACCATCTGAAAG CAATTTGACCTACCCCAGATTCGATACTCCTGCATCCAATGGTCTGTCttcaggaggaggagtgggtggtggtggcaagatgagaagggaaagaggagtACACTATATATCAAAACCTGGACAAGAACAACAG GAAGTGGAGGAACCAGTACTACCGAAAGTACCTCTACCCATCAGTAGTGCATCGCTGCCTTCGTTCAACTTTAGTTTTCTTACCAGTAGTACTGTCTCATCGTCACCAAGCACTGTTTCAACCACAGTGATGAACAAG gtaCAACCAGCAAGTAATGTTGGCAGTCCTGTGTTCAGATTTTCATCTCCAATTGTGAAATCTACTGAGGCGGAAGTGCTACCTCCGTTGTct CAGATTGGGTTTACATTTAGTGTTCCTGTTGTAAAATCAGCAGAGCTTTCTGGATCCAGTGGTACACCAGTGACGTCCTTACTTACTCTAG atacCACCACTGTAAACAGCACCAgcaataagaaggaaaaagaagaagaatatgATGGCTCCTCCAAACCTGCAAAGGTCTTAAAGGAAGGAAGTGTGTTAGACATTCTAAAAAGTCCTG gcttTACGTCTGTGAAAACACACTCCTCTGCGTCTGCACAGCCTGTTACAAGCACAGTGGTCTATACAAGGCCTGCGATAAGTAGTTTTTCTGCAGGTAAAGACACCTCTAAACAAGCATCCTCATTTTGGCAGTCTGACACATATGACCCatgtctgcaaaataaaaccacagatgGCAAATGTGTAACATGTCAAGCTGCTAAAGTGTCAACACTTGAGAGTACGAAACAGACGATAAGCTCAAGTCAATGTGTTGCCTCTAAGGCAGCAGACCCTACAGCAGGGACAGTGGGCTTTGaagacaaatttaaaacaacacCCAACACATGGGATTGTGATACCTGTCTGGTCCAGAACAAACCTGAAGCTACAAAATGTATAGCATGTGAGACACCAAAGCCTGGAACAGGAGTAATGCCTGCTCTGACATTGCCAGTGGTCACAGACAACTCGGTGACAGTGAcatcctcctccagcagcactgaCACAACAGTCACTCTGGGGTTTGGAGACAAATTTAAGAAGCCAAAAGGCTCTTGGGACTGTGCGGTGTGCCTTGTATCAAATAAggcagaagacagcaaatgtGTAGCTTGTCAGTCCGAGAAACCAg GGAGTTCAGTGCCTGTGACTAGTAGCAGTGTTCCtacattttctgcctcttctggAGGATTTCTGGATTTAGACAAATTCAAGAAGCCTGAGGGAAGCTGGGATTGTGAGGTCTGCTTGgtccaaaacaaagcagaagccaCAAAATGTATAGCCTGTGAAAGTGCAAAGCCAGGCACCAAAGCAGAGCTCAAAG gtTTTGGGACTGCTACTGTGTCCACAAATGATGCAATGCCATCATTTACATTTGGTGTCCAGTCGTCCTCCTCTGAATCTTCTCATACTTTAGGTAGCAcaggaaattttaaatttgGAGAACAAGGGAGCTTCAAGTTCGGCATTGCATCTGAATCTGCATCCTCCAACACTGTGACTGGGGGATTTAAGTTTCCTACTAGTTCAGGGGACTTCAAATTTGGAGTTTCTTCCTCAGACTCTAAATcagaagacagtaaaaaagaaagtaaaagtaaCAGTTTTGCCTTTGGACTTCCATCTACAAGCAGTCAGGCTCCTTCAACATTTCAGTTTCAGACAGCGAGCCTGggacagcaggaaaagaaagaggaaccAGTTTTGGGAGGCTTTGGTTTTGGCACAAGTTCTACTTCTTCCATAGCTACCAGTGAGAATAAAACTGGAGTCAGTGGCTTCACTTTTGGAACTGTGGCAGAAAAGGAGGTAGCATCACCTGCTCTTGCATTTAAGAAGTCAGATGAGAAAAAGGATGAAACTCTTCCAACAAAGGGAGGCTTCTCTTTTGGCAGTGTGGAGTCTGCACCTGCCTCACAGTTTGTTTTGGGaaggacagaagagaaacaggacTCTGTCACTTCTGCTGCTCCATTagcatttggaaagaaagctgACAATGAAGAGTTAAAGGCACAACCCATCttttcagctgggacagctgagcaTACCAAAGAGGAGAGCACAGCAAAACCTATATTCAATTTTAGTTTCGTTAAACCATCAGAGAAGGAAAGTGAGCAGGCAAAGCCATCTTTTGCATTTGGGGTACAAACCAGTACTTCAG atcAAGGAGCAGCAAAGCCATCCTTCAGCTTCTTGAGCTCAAGTTCCTCCAGCACAGTCATACCCGCCACTTCAACCAACAGCAGCAGTGTGTTTGGCAGTGCCATCTCTTCTTCAAATCCTCAGCCAGTTCCCACTCCCTTCGTGTTTGGACAACCCAGCAACACTGTGAGCAGCTCTGTTTTTGGCAATTCTGCAGAATCTGCAGCATCTCAGTCATTTGGCTTCTctcaagaaaacaaaccagcaacCACATCTTCCAGCACCGGCTCGGCTGTTGCTTCATTCCTCTTTGGTTCGGGAGCCAGCAGTACCAATGCAGCAAATTCAGGCTTTACCTTTGGAGCCACAACTACATCAAGTTCAACAG GGTCGTCCTCTTCGTTTCTGTTTGGCTCTGGGCCTCCAGCGCCTGCTGCCGGCCCAGCATTTGGCGCCAGCCAGCCACCAGCATTTGGCCAGAGCCAAGGGTCCAGCCAGCCAAGCGCTCCAAGTTTTGGATCGCTGTCAACAACGTTGTTTTCAGCTGGCACTCAGtctgctcctcctgccttcGGCTCGGTGACAAGCAGTACTCAGCCCTCTGTGTTCGGACAGCAAGCGACCCAACAGCCAGGTTTTGGCTCTGGTACCCCCAGTGCTG GTTCTGTATTCCAGTTTGGAAGTAATACTTCTAATTTCAACTTTCCAAATAACCCTGGAGTATTTACTTTTGGTGCAAATCCtcctgcacccacagcaccgGCACAGCCTTCTGGCTCTTCAGGATTTTCGTTCAGCCAGCCTCCAGCATTTACAGTGGG GACTaatgggaaaaatgttttctctgcctCTGGATCTTCAGTTTCTGGTCGGAAGATAAAGACTGCAGTTAGACGTAGAAAATAA